In a genomic window of Streptococcus oralis:
- a CDS encoding XRE/MutR family transcriptional regulator, translating to MEHLGKVFREFRTSGNYSLKEAAGDSCSTSQLSRFELGESDLAVSRFFEILDNIHVTIENFMDKARDFQNHEHVALMAQIIPLYYSNDIAGFQKLQREQLEKAKSSTNPLYFKLNWILLQGLICQRDAYYTMRQSDLEKVADYLFQTEEWTMYELILFGNLYTFYNVDYVARIGREVMEREDYYKEIGRHRKLVLILALNCYQHCLENRSFADADYFEGYVEKLIGNGIKLYERNIFHYLKGFALYQRDLKEEGCSQMREAMHIFAVLGLPEQVAYYQEHYEKFVNP from the coding sequence ATGGAACATCTTGGAAAAGTATTTCGTGAATTTCGAACCAGTGGGAACTACTCTTTAAAGGAAGCAGCGGGCGATTCTTGCTCGACCTCTCAGTTATCTCGCTTTGAGCTTGGTGAGTCTGATTTAGCAGTTTCCCGTTTCTTTGAGATTTTGGATAATATTCATGTGACTATTGAAAATTTCATGGACAAGGCTAGGGATTTTCAAAATCATGAACATGTTGCCTTGATGGCACAGATTATTCCGCTTTACTACTCAAATGATATTGCAGGTTTTCAAAAGCTTCAAAGAGAACAACTTGAAAAGGCTAAGAGTTCGACCAATCCCCTCTATTTTAAGCTGAATTGGATTCTGCTACAAGGACTGATTTGTCAAAGAGATGCTTATTACACGATGAGGCAGAGTGATTTGGAAAAGGTAGCAGATTATCTTTTTCAAACAGAAGAATGGACTATGTATGAGTTGATTCTTTTCGGAAATCTCTATACTTTCTACAATGTGGACTATGTGGCTCGAATTGGCAGAGAAGTGATGGAGAGGGAAGACTACTACAAGGAAATTGGTCGGCATCGAAAACTTGTTTTGATTTTAGCTCTTAACTGTTACCAGCATTGTTTGGAAAATCGATCCTTTGCGGATGCGGACTATTTTGAGGGCTATGTGGAGAAGTTAATTGGAAATGGTATCAAGCTTTATGAGCGCAATATCTTCCATTATCTCAAAGGTTTCGCCCTCTACCAGAGAGACTTGAAAGAAGAGGGTTGTAGTCAGATGCGGGAGGCCATGCATATTTTTGCTGTGCTTGGACTTCCAGAGCAAGTGGCTTACTATCAGGAACATTATGAAAAATTTGTAAATCCTTAA